A genomic window from Cydia pomonella isolate Wapato2018A unplaced genomic scaffold, ilCydPomo1 PGA_scaffold_75, whole genome shotgun sequence includes:
- the LOC133534239 gene encoding uncharacterized protein LOC133534239, producing MENRKPASNHLKVPTFPVDTPMRSSSKANVANTEESTPASEEKTSLAWTNLEIGPMLGYGKFGKVYLAREKESHYLVALKVLCKSQILKTNIEQQVQREVDIQSRLRHPNILRMFHHFQDEKLIYLVLEYAKHGTLFVLLMQRGRFDEKTAAIYIRDLTKALIYCHAKNVIHRDIKPENILIGCNGEPKIADFRWSVQSASSRRMTFCGTMEYLSPEMVEAKPYSYKIDIWSLGVLCYELLVGISPFDDEHRSTEQTLEKIKYGIIEYPEYVSEKAKDLMGKLLVVNPDKRLPLASMLQHPWIVENAPPGALPPTFNPDP from the coding sequence ATGGAGAACAGGAAACCCGCAAGTAATCATTTGAAAGTGCCAACTTTCCCCGTAGACACCCCCATGCGGTCGAGCTCCAAAGCGAACGTCGCAAACACGGAAGAATCCACTCCTGCGAGCGAGGAGAAAACTTCCTTGGCATGGACAAACTTAGAAATCGGGCCGATGCTGGGATATGGTAAATTTGGAAAGGTGTATCTGGCGCGCGAGAAGGAGTCCCATTACTTGGTAGCGCTGAAGGTATTGTGCAAGAGCCAGATCCTGAAGACGAACATCGAGCAACAGGTGCAGCGTGAGGTGGATATTCAGTCACGGCTGCGGCACCCCAACATCCTGCGAATGTTCCACCACTTCCAAGACGAGAAGCTTATCTACCTCGTCCTGGAGTACGCCAAGCACGGCACGCTCTTCGTGCTGCTCATGCAGCGCGGCCGCTTCGACGAGAAAACTGCCGCCATCTACATCCGCGACCTCACCAAGGCCCTCATCTACTGCCACGCCAAGAATGTTATACACCGCGACATCAAACCTGAGAATATACTTATAGGATGCAATGGGGAGCCTAAAATAGCTGACTTTCGCTGGTCTGTGCAGTCCGCATCCTCTAGAAGAATGACATTCTGTGGAACTATGGAATACTTATCACCAGAAATGGTAGAAGCAAAGCCCTACAGCTACAAAATTGACATTTGGAGTCTCGGTGTGTTATGCTATGAGTTACTTGTAGGAATATCTCCGTTTGATGATGAGCACAGAAGCACAGAGCAGACTttggaaaaaattaaatatggaaTAATTGAGTATCCAGAGTATGTGTCTGAGAAGGCAAAGGATCTCATGGGCAAGCTATTGGTGGTGAACCCGGACAAGCGGCTGCCCCTCGCCAGTATGCTGCAGCATCCCTGGATTGTAGAGAACGCTCCACCGGGGGCGCTGCCTCCTACCTTCAACCCTGACCCCTAA
- the LOC133534242 gene encoding uncharacterized protein K02A2.6-like: MIVIGSSVSDESTSSATPSTFAQAAVSTTPEPMDVNAVHSKRTSGGTSTRLCYRCGDHHGGECRFANAICRYCKKKGHLEKICLAKKKGGNRTVNYTHIDEEQDEYIGGIYNVDTDNRVPPFDVQVALNGAPQRMQVDTGAAYSLLNERTWRALARPPLRQPPIALRTWTSAPLEMLGQTTLHVQYKGITRDLSVFVAKALLAGIQGVAVLIDDIIIAGRTLSEMWQRLDEVLTRIGKAGLRLNRNKCKLARQKVEFLGYVIDTVGIHPAPSKVEAIINTPEPQNVHELQAFLGLYNFYERFIPHKATMLEPLHRLLDKTQAWKWTVIEQTAFEKAKHFLSFDMTLVHYDLNKRLLLTCDSSEYGVGAVLAHVMDDGQERPIAMSSRTLHIHEPRYSQLDKEAASIMFGIQKFHNYLIGRHFTIVTDHKPLLGIFDPKKPMPGMISPRLTRIALALTAHSYEIIYKPGSQIGHADGLSRWPQPVPDQPEQDLSEILLIAETPQDFPFDANQIAKETKKDITLAAVMNHIYRGWPAKITDNELRPYWLHRTELSLQEDCILLGCRVVIPPALRKATLQVLHSTHNGIVQTKALARSYVWWPQLNEEIEKLIGNCSICLEHRHMPPKTSHEWITLTRPWSRIHMDFAGPFQGKIFLIVVDSYSRWPEVFMVPNTSSATVIKHLRGLFATHGLCETIVSDNGTAFTSVEMEQFVQANKIKHAKTAPYHPATNGLAERMVQTVKNKLRKMNNLPWDVLITNMLLGLRATPCSATNKSPAELLMNRKLRTLLDVIHPNNIAHKNIEQQIDRNAQVKRREGNIGQKVMYRNYGKGAKWLPGTVVSKGGPSSYQVETTDGSLVNRHIDQLIKTTAEDSTVTDRVLPEDEVIRGEGTTDEDNNDKCTEMESTSDADYQDDTIIEIPSSNQWAAMLGIPPIEPSQSVGKVNKKVRQHSKAPYDRPGKSNN; this comes from the exons ATGATCGTGATAGGTAGCTCCGTTTCCGACGAATCCACATCGAGCGCGACGCCCAGCACCTTCGCGCAGGCGGCGGTGTCCACTACGCCGGAGCCCATGGATGTCAACGCTGTACATTCCAAGCGCACTTCCGGCGGTACAAGCACCAGGTTGTGCTACAGATGTGGAGATCACCATGGAGGAGAATGTCGTTTCGCTAACGCAATCTGCCGTTATTGTAAGAAGAAAGGACATCTGGAAAAGATTTGCCTCGCTAAGAAAAAAGGGGGCAACAGGACCGTTAACTACACACACATTGATGAGGAGCAAGATGAGTACATCGGTGGTATCTACAACGTGGACACGGACAATCGCGTACCGCCGTTCGACGTGCAGGTGGCGCTAAACGGCGCGCCGCAGCGCATGCAAGTCGACACGGGCGCCGCTTACTCGCTCCTCAACGAGCGCACGTGGCGCGCGCTGGCGCGGCCGCCGCTGAGGCAGCCGCCGATCGCGCTGCGCACTTGGACGAGCGCGCCCCTCGAGATGCTCGGGCAGACAACTCTTCATGTGCAGTATAAAGGCATTACTCGTGATTTAAGTGTTTTTGTCGCTAAAG CATTGTTAGCCGGAATTCAGGGGGTAGCGGTCCTCATAGACGACATCATCATAGCGGGTCGCACTCTCTCCGAAATGTGGCAACGTCTGGACGAGGTACTCACTCGTATTGGCAAAGCTGGACTTCGGCTCAACCGCAACAAATGTAAGTTAGCCAGACAAAAGGTTGAATTCCTTGGGTACGTTATTGATACAGTAGGTATTCATCCAGCGCCAAGTAAAGTGGAAGCTATTATAAACACTCCAGAACCGCAAAACGTGCACGAATTACAGGCTTTTCTCGGTCTTTACAACTTCTATGAGAGGTTCATACCACACAAAGCTACGATGCTTGAACCTCTTCATCGACTGCTCGACAAAACTCAAGCGTGGAAATGGACAGTGATCGAACAAACGGCATTTGAAAAGGCTAAACACTTTCTATCATTTGATATGACTTTAGTTCATTATGatttaaataaacgtttattgcTGACATGTGACAGCTCGGAATATGGCGTGGGCGCAGTACTCGCGCACGTGATGGACGACGGTCAGGAGCGCCCTATAGCCATGAGCTCGCGGACGCTACATATTCATGAACCGCGTTATTCTCAACTCGACAAAGAAGCAGCATCGATAATGTTTGGCATTCAAAAATTCCACAATTATTTAATCGGACGTCACTTTACTATTGTGACAGATCATAAGCCGCTACTAGGTATTTTTGATCCGAAGAAACCAATGCCTGGCATGATATCACCTCGACTAACGAGAATAGCTCTTGCTTTAACCGCACACAGCTATGAAATAATCTACAAGCCAGGGTCCCAGATCGGACATGCCGATGGTTTAAGTAGATGGCCACAGCCAGTGCCTGACCAACCAGAACAAGATCTCAGCGAGATTTTACTTATAGCGGAAACACCTCAAGACTTCCCTTTTGATGCTAATCAAATagcaaaagaaacaaaaaaagataTTACGTTGGCGGCTGTCATGAATCACATATACCGTGGCTGGCCTGCTAAAATAACCGACAACGAGTTACGACCGTATTGGCTTCATCGTACAGAATTATCTCTACAGGAGGACTGTATACTATTAGGCTGTCGAGTGGTGATTCCTCCTGCATTGCGTAAAGCAACTTTACAAGTACTTCATAGTACTCACAATGGCATTGTACAAACAAAAGCTCTGGCAAGGAGTTATGTTTGGTGGCCACAACTCAATGAAGAAATTGAAAAGCTTATTGGGAACTGTTCCATATGCCTGGAACATCGGCACATGCCACCTAAGACCAGTCACGAATGGATTACACTTACAAGGCCATGGTCTAGAATACACATGGATTTTGCGGGACCCTTCCAAGGAAAGATTTTTCTGATAGTTGTGGACTCTTATTCTAGATGGCCTGAAGTGTTCATGGTCCCTAATACAAGCTCGGCTACAGTCATCAAACATTTGCGTGGGTTGTTTGCCACCCATGGTTTATGTGAAACTATTGTGTCTGATAACGGCACAGCATTTACATCGGTAGAAATGGAGCAATTTGTTcaggctaataaaataaaacatgctAAGACTGCACCTTATCATCCTGCCACGAACGGTTTAGCTGAAAGGATGGTTCAAAcggtaaaaaataaactacgaaAAATGAATAATTTGCCGTGGGATGTGTTGATTACTAACATGCTCTTAGGTTTGAGAGCCACTCCTTGCTCGGCAACAAACAAAAGCCCGGCTGAACTACTTATGAATAGAAAGCTACGTACTTTGCTGGACGTGATTCATCCCAATAATATAGCACATAAAAATATAGAACAGCAAATTGATCGAAATGCACAAGTGAAACGAAGAGAAGGTAACATCGGCCAAAAAGTTATGTACAGAAATTATGGAAAGGGTGCTAAATGGTTACCAGGAACAGTAGTTAGTAAAGGTGGTCCTTCTAGTTACCAAGTTGAAACTACAGATGGTTCATTAGTAAACAGACATATAGATCAATTGATTAAAACTACAGCAGAGGACTCAACTGTAACTGACAGAGTGTTGCCTGAAGATGAAGTGATAAGGGGAGAAGGTACAACAGATGAAGATAATAATGATAAGTGTACAGAGATGGAGAGTACCAGTGATGCTGATTATCAGGATGATACTATCATTGAAATACCTAGCTCTAATCAATGGGCTGCTATGCTGGGAATACCTCCAATTGAACCAAGTCAATCTGTAGGGAAAGTCAATAAGAAAGTTAGGCAGCATTCTAAGGCTCCTTATGATAGACCAGGGAAGAGTAACAACTAA